Genomic segment of Psychrobacter sanguinis:
TTGTATCAACAGGTCAAGAGTCTAAAGTAGATTCTAAAAACTCTAAGTTCACTCAGACTGGAACGGCATTTGTTGCTTCTACAGACACTGATAATGATGCAAGAGTTTACGGTAAACTTTCTAATAAAAACAACACCTTAAACAACAGTTCAAGATATATTTACAATGATACAAACACTGTAGATTTAGGTACTAATAGTCAGTTTAAAGTTACCCCTATTAAACTTAATCATGTTCAATATGGTCGAGTTACGGGTAATTTAGAAGGCGTAACAGCAGATACCATCGCTGGTCGCAGCTATATCCAAGCAGATTTCGCCAATAAGAACTTTAATGGCAATACCACTCAAACGGATATCTACTTCTACCGTGGCTTAAGTCAAACTGCCATTGCTGCTATGCCTAAATCAGGTACCTTCGAGTACGCTGGACATGCCTTAATGTACGGTATCGATAATAGCTATACCGGTGAAGATGCCAATGGTCAATCTAACTCAGTTGCTTTTGGCGCAAATGCTGAAGCAATAGGTAACTTTGTAAATGCGACTTATGATGCTGATAACAAAACTGTAGACGGTTCGATTTACAATGTATGGAATATGGATACTGACAAAACTGAAGTTAAAAGTGTAAGTTTAGTTGCATTTGGCGGTGACGTTATCGGTAATACTATTAAAGGTAATGCCAATCTAACTTATGATGAGGCTAATACTGCATCATTTAAAGGTAGTTTCTACGGTCATAACGCTAAAGAAATGGGTGGTTCATTCAACTCAATTAGTGATAAGTATGGTAAAGCGGAGTGGGGTGGTGTTTTCGGAGCTAAGCAAATTGATAAACCTGCTACTGGCCCTGTGTTCATTCCACCAATCAATGCTGTTGAATAACATATAGTATTTACTTATAGAATAAGACCTTTTTATATTTGACATTTGGCCACCCTAGGGTGGCCTTTTGTATAGTTGGTAAACATATTTCACACTGGAGAGATAATGATTCATTCTCAATATAAAAAAATATATGGTTTTATGCTGCTAATATTAAGTTCAATATCAACAGTGAGCTTCGCAAATGAAGTGCCTACGGATTCTATTGCACCACAAGATCATTCACTCGAATCTTATCAAAATATTGATAAAGTAATTGAACCAATCGAAAATATAAAATTAGCGACTAATCTACCTTCTGAAAGTAAAAGCCCTAAATTGTCTAAGGAAGAAAGTAAAGATTATCTTAAGCAAAACCCTGAAGAGTTCGAAGAACTTCTAAGTTTACTATTGGTTCAAGGGAATGCAGAAACTCTTAAAGAACTTTTGCCTATATATCAGCAGGTACCTAATTACGATCCGTCTGTAATTGACTGGGGCAACGCTATTATAGCTACCCAAAATG
This window contains:
- a CDS encoding transferrin-binding protein-like solute binding protein, encoding MKFKYLTLALAAAMATTGLTACGGDDNSNYSDPVTDPVDETDPTDPTDNAGDAAEAFDISKKSSVVGQNYIRGSSSDFDKSPDTNVKGTDNGNSTVLGAETLQNKKMTNIVVAQYDDVSVTDAEGNANNVKYILGEKPKATPDVNALDSIQTNNDASHASGTLSPFIMVTKDIDDKFVSTGQESKVDSKNSKFTQTGTAFVASTDTDNDARVYGKLSNKNNTLNNSSRYIYNDTNTVDLGTNSQFKVTPIKLNHVQYGRVTGNLEGVTADTIAGRSYIQADFANKNFNGNTTQTDIYFYRGLSQTAIAAMPKSGTFEYAGHALMYGIDNSYTGEDANGQSNSVAFGANAEAIGNFVNATYDADNKTVDGSIYNVWNMDTDKTEVKSVSLVAFGGDVIGNTIKGNANLTYDEANTASFKGSFYGHNAKEMGGSFNSISDKYGKAEWGGVFGAKQIDKPATGPVFIPPINAVE